One Leptolyngbya ohadii IS1 genomic window carries:
- a CDS encoding DUF4255 domain-containing protein: MSNFLAIAAVTATLRNLLTRGLGSELGSGGITTRPLDKARERDDPNQINLFLYHLVPDPAWRNRELPNQTRPGETGQSPLPLKLYYLMTAYGRGNDDTLGHRILGRAMQILHDNAILNPADIQAALSDSDLQHQVDRIRLSLQPVSLDEMSKLWSSFQTQFRISVAYEVSVVLIESRRASRTPLPVLTIGNDNSGIVVQPNLMLPFPALETAMLRDAQSVLTLGAPADQPDLLLIGQNLDGGTVRVLFQHSRLAQPLEPILLAQSPAELQLRLPPPGDATDPSAPANQWLVGLYRVKATIGDPAANPRSTNELAIALAPKILSESLNVRRDPPGNGDPYGKVTITLRCLPTVARSQSVSLLLGDRELPWLLPPLPDPPPANPDLLRYSELRFEAKRLPSGVYWMRLRVDGIDSPLIINRAAQPSFDPTQQVTLP; this comes from the coding sequence ATGAGCAATTTTCTCGCGATCGCCGCCGTAACTGCTACCCTGCGTAACCTGCTGACAAGGGGACTGGGCAGCGAACTGGGCAGCGGGGGCATCACGACTCGTCCACTCGACAAAGCCCGCGAGCGCGATGATCCAAACCAGATCAATTTGTTTCTGTACCATCTGGTTCCCGACCCTGCCTGGCGCAACCGCGAACTGCCGAATCAGACGCGCCCCGGCGAAACCGGACAAAGTCCCCTGCCGCTAAAGCTTTATTACCTGATGACTGCCTATGGACGCGGCAACGACGATACGCTGGGACACCGCATTCTGGGGCGAGCCATGCAGATTTTGCACGACAATGCCATTTTGAATCCGGCAGATATTCAGGCTGCTCTGTCCGACAGCGATTTGCAGCATCAGGTCGATCGCATCCGGCTTTCGCTCCAGCCCGTTTCGCTAGATGAAATGTCCAAACTGTGGAGCAGCTTTCAGACGCAGTTTCGCATTTCGGTGGCTTATGAAGTCTCTGTAGTGCTGATTGAAAGTAGACGCGCCAGTAGGACACCGCTGCCCGTGCTAACGATCGGCAATGACAATAGCGGCATCGTTGTCCAGCCCAACCTGATGCTGCCGTTTCCTGCTCTGGAAACCGCTATGCTGCGCGATGCTCAGTCGGTTTTAACCTTGGGTGCGCCAGCGGATCAGCCCGATCTGCTCCTGATAGGACAGAATTTAGATGGCGGAACGGTGCGCGTGCTGTTTCAGCATTCCCGTCTGGCACAGCCCCTGGAGCCAATCCTGCTGGCGCAAAGCCCTGCCGAACTTCAGCTCAGATTGCCCCCGCCCGGTGATGCAACTGACCCATCCGCGCCCGCAAATCAGTGGCTGGTAGGCTTGTATCGCGTCAAAGCGACAATCGGCGATCCGGCTGCCAACCCGCGCAGCACCAATGAACTGGCGATCGCCCTGGCTCCCAAAATTCTGTCTGAATCGCTGAATGTTCGCCGCGACCCGCCTGGTAACGGCGATCCCTATGGCAAAGTTACGATTACGCTGCGCTGCCTGCCGACCGTTGCCCGATCGCAGTCGGTAAGCCTCCTGTTGGGCGATCGCGAACTGCCCTGGCTGCTGCCCCCGCTGCCCGATCCGCCGCCTGCCAATCCAGATCTGCTGCGCTACAGCGAACTGCGGTTTGAAGCCAAACGTTTGCCGTCCGGTGTTTACTGGATGCGACTGCGCGTGGATGGAATTGATAGCCCGCTGATTATCAACCGTGCAGCCCAGCCCAGCTTTGACCCCACGCAGCAAGTGACGCTGCCCTGA